A window from Citrus sinensis cultivar Valencia sweet orange chromosome 5, DVS_A1.0, whole genome shotgun sequence encodes these proteins:
- the LOC127902127 gene encoding chaperonin CPN60-1, mitochondrial-like → MNRLASSLASKVRVAKNIIRPAKNSIRLVGSRLSWGRNYVSGSEEIPYNDKLMNWPIDRDVTGEGFATVGKIAKCGHKTDANLACDTVEEGVWLTALGYSDERGEGFDSQVLKYRPILTYTLDDALRSEGFEAVKAGMSADLIIGEIYEAVWRVCQYLRRIARPVSGYGEIVQVATAAANGDKKTGEWVAKAVEKLGIGGLFFLDGRRRWKTRLEYIQAMKVDWGFVSPSFITNMNSATCSLRNPFILIHANKILTEDVVKQAIRPRRPLLIVAEDVETELVRSLRRSYRGKSKLCVVKPPKCEHNGKAIMQDLAVFTGGQVVTGESDMNFVPQMLGSCKEVKVSQDEMVIVGGSGGQEDIEERRKELKFSIMSSTSNDELKLLEKRLAKFSCEVAYFKVGGDSCAEVFKYCCRVYNAITASLAALDGGIVAGGGVALLHASKELEKLHTSWYNEKKKRNNRMLGVHLVQKALKAPVCSIAHAAGFDYSVVVEKLLEQDNPGLGYDPAKGEFIDLIECGNVDAALLIGFELNDVAWHSNCNFGTRCLELQSSKGTQTEKEACDLANECSLA, encoded by the exons GATCGTGATGTTACAGGAGAGGGTTTTGCTACAGTTGGCAAAATTGCAAAATGCGGGCACAAAACTGATGCCAACCTTGCATGTGATACGGTGGAAGAAGGTGTCTGGCTGACCGCATTAGGTTATTCGGATGAGCGTGGTGAGGGTTTTGATAGTCAAG TCTTAAAATATAGGCCTATCCTGACTTATACCTTGGACGATGCATTGAGAAGTGAAGGATTCGAGGCAGTCAAAGCAGGAATGAGTGCTGATCTAATAATTGGAGAAATTTATGAAGCAGTTTGGAGAGTTTGTCAATACTTACGTCGCATAGCACGACCGGTCAGCGGATACGGAGAAATCGTCCAG GTTGCGACAGCTGCAGCAAATGGAGACAAAAAGACTGGGGAGTGGGTAGCCAAGGCTGTTGAGAAACTTGGAATAGgtggtttattttttttagat GGGAGGAGAAGATGGAAGACTAGGTTAGAGTATATTCAGGCAATGAAAGTAGATTGGGGCTTTGTGTCCCCTTCCTTCATCACCAATATGAATTCTGCAACATGT AGTTTGAGAAATCCATTCATTTTAATCCATGcgaataaaattttgactgAGGATGTTGTAAAGCAAGCAATTAGACCG AGACGACCTCTATTGATTGTAGCCGAGGATGTAGAAACGGAGCTGGTCAGATCTCTGAGACGGTCTTATCGTGGGAAATCAAAG CTTTGTGTTGTCAAACCTCCAAAATGTGAACATAATGGAAAGGCAATCATGCAGGACCTTGCGGTCTTCACTGGAGGCCAG GTTGTAACTGGCGAATCAGATATGAACTTTGTACCACAAATGCTTGGTTCATGCAAAGAG GTCAAGGTGTCACAGGATGAGATGGTTATCGTTGGTGGGTCTGGTGGCCAAGAAGACATTGAAGAAAGACGTAAGGAG ttAAAATTCTCAATTATGTCGAGCACTTCAAATGATGAATTAAAGTTATTAGAAAAGAGGCTTGCAAAGTTTTCTTGTGAAGTGGCTTATTTTAAG GTTGGTGGTGATAGTTGTGCCGAAGTGTTCAAATATTGTTGTAGAGTTTACAATGCCATAACTGCCTCCTTGGCTGCACTTGATGGAGGAATTGTAGCTG GTGGAGGGGTTGCACTTCTTCATGCGTCGAAGGAGCTAGAGAAATTGCACACTTCGTggtataatgaaaaaaaaaaacgaaataATAGGATGCTTGGTGTTCACCTTGTACAGAAAGCTCTCAAG GCGCCTGTGTGCTCAATTGCTCATGCTGCTGGATTTGACTATTCAGTTGTTGTTGAGAAGCTACTGGAGCAGGACAATCCTGGCCTTGGATATGATCCGGCTAAAG GTGAATTTATCGATCTGATCGAGTGTGGAAATGTTGATGCGGCACTATTGATAGGCTTTGAATTAAATGATGTCGCATG GCATTCTAATTGTAACTTTGGTACAAGATGCTTAGAGCTCCAGTCCTCGAAGGGAACACAGACGGAAAAGGAGGCTTGCGATCTTGCCAACGAATGTTCCTTGGCATGA